DNA sequence from the Plasmodium brasilianum strain Bolivian I chromosome 4, whole genome shotgun sequence genome:
ACGCTTTTCCTTAACCCGTTAGGTTTTTCCGGAATTCGTATCAGAAAGAAATTTTACCTTCTGAGCAGGAGCcgcatatatttaaattccCTGGTTTCTGGCCGaacaagtaaaaaattataataacatacGTATAggcaaaaaaggaaaaaaagaaaaaaaaaaaaagaaaaaaaaaggggaaaaaaaaatagcaatgCTACTGTTTGTACAATTGAATACTTTGTTTTCCCCTTCTTTCAGATTTGTTCATCAGATATcgtcaaaaattaaaaaaattgtcaaGTAGGGAAAGAAGACGAAAAATGTTAAGGTGTAATCATGGCATAAACGAACATTCCAGACCccgaattaaaaaaaaaaaaaaagaataaagaaaattggAATATCAAGTTCTTTTTtgatttactttttaatttttaatttttactctTTACTTTTTCCACTTTTCTTCTCTCCTTTtgctttcctttttttttgcttcacTTGAATAATATTCTATTAGTCTCTATATAATATCGCTATCTCCAAACATGAACAGTCGCAACATGAACAGActtgcaaattttttttataaaaatcagAGGAGGTTTTTAGGAAACACAGTCAGGGGACCCTTACCAacaaatgttattattaaaaaaaaaaaaaaaaaaaaaaaaaaaaaaaaaaaaaaaaaaaaaaataaaaaaaattattcagtGTATCGATAACTTAGAAGaattatatcaaaatttCATGCTAGTTACGAAGTACGATGAACAGTCTTTTTTGGGTTGTCACTTTTTTCCTGCATACGTCATGTAAATGTATTCCCGCGTAAcagctcttttttttttttttttttttttttttctccgcACCCCCATATAGGTGAGGAAGAACCTCGAATACGCCATGGACTACTTTCACAAAAAAGCGTACACGTATCATGACTTCAAACAGCAGTGTGAATCTCTACGATTTTTTGTTTACTTTGGTTTAGTTGGTTTGCTATCACTTGATCTTTTAGTAAATCCATTAAAATCGTCCTACTGGGATCAGTTTTTACCAATGAACATGTTCAGAAAATTATGTCGCTTTTTTTCAAACAAAgaagataatatttttagacACAACGGAAGTTCTTCGTACGAGGAGTATATAAAGCTGATCAGTTAATTTGCAAgtgtttataatattattttgctctattttacttttgtatattatatttttatttcttatgtttttctttatttcgttttgcttcatttcattttggtttactttgtttttccttattatattttgacttattttattatattttgatttattttattatattttgatttattttattatattttgacttattttattatattttgatttattttattatattttgatttattttattatattttgatttattttattatattttgatttattttattatattttgatttattttattatattttgatttattttattatattttgatttattttattatattttgatttatttttttttttttatgaaactATATTgttaacttttaaaaaatttggaaagtcaaataaggtaaaaaaattgtgtacGTTAATGAGTGAAACGGGATATACATAATAGGAGgagaaatgaataaatgaaatgatGCGGTGGAATGAAATAAGTAAAGTAATAGAAAAGACGTGGagctaaaaaaaagtaaaaaggaAACAAGAACACAAAGAGAGCTTGTAAAATTGTGGAAATGGAAACTTACCTTTTTTGTGGtcatcatttttatacttaCAACATAAACAaacacatatgcatatgtataaacctgtacgtacatatatatatatatatattacacatacatatatatatgcatacatatatgcatacttatacatacacactTGTGtgcgattttttttttttttttttccacgtTATGATAAACATAACAGATAAAAAGCcatgcataaaaaaatgtttaaaacttacagaatttaaaatttcgATATgcaaaaggataaaaaaaaaaaaaaaaaaaaaaaggcctTTAATTATCAgtgcacatatataacatGTCACAACAGAGTGCAATATAGCATCATATCATGtaatatatcctttttttctacacatgaaaaattgcaaaaatgaTATACCCCCGTAACTGCTTCGTACAGTGTAATACTACTTCATATACTTGAATACTTTTACTTGAGGTTAACTTATTCTAACATTCAACTATGTacagtgtatatatatatatatatatatacatacatatacatacatatacatacacatatacatacatttacttataattatatgtacatatacatacacatatacatacatttacttgtaattatatgtacatacaacATACAAATAAACGTCTGAAAAAGACTGTTTCTTCACTCCGTTACTTGTTGACGAGTGTTtagaatttataaatgttgCACATCGGGTGCAAGTtttcaaattaaatatatccaATCTCGATCTACGTACCTCCAACACGTCCACTCTCCTCCGGCGTTAACtctataatatatcttttttacaACTCAAATTCAATTCAGCTTTGTCCAGAAACCTGACCCAACCTGGAAATCTCTCCTTGTGCAACATATGCACGCAACAGTCCTACTGtccctatatatatatttatatttatataattatatttacatatgtacatacatgtatgtacatatatagtcactcaaatttttttttttttttttttttttttttgttaaaaggTGTCAGCTAGCGTTTCCctaattattcttttcttttcgcTAGTTAAACTTTTTGGAAATACAATATCAAATTCTACAATTAAATCGCCTCTTACACTTGGATTCTTTGAAGAAGGCATACCTTCCTTTGATACAATTTTTCTAGTCTTCGGTGTAACAATATCATCTACCCTAACATTTATATCTCTATTGTCTAACGATTTTACAATGAACTGAAATCCTGTTAAAGCTTTATCTAGCGGAACAGgacatttataaattaaatgattcGAATCTCTTAAAAATCGATCATgtgtttttgttttaacaTTAAATACAAGATCACCTGGTTGTGACATAGGTGAAACTTGATCTCCTTCACCATAAAATGTTATCTTAGTACCATCTTTCCATCCTGCTTTTACATCAATTGTAACGTAGTTATCATCTTCATAGCTCTTTGTACCCATAAATCTTTttcttgttatttttaatttttttttacatccaTTATATAACTCTTCTAACGTGAGGGATAGCGGCACTTCATACGTTGCGGGTTTGTTGTAGTTGTTCGAGTTTATATCTATAATGGGGAGAGGATATTTCATAtgaatacatacatgtgGGCCAATGCAAACAGATGCAAGTAATTACTGCCACATATGAACAAATACAACAACGtgcaatatttatatgctttCACTTCTTAACAAACGAAGATGGAAAAACAAAGCTCGGTTGACGCAATACTCAAATTTAACCGTCTTCCTTAACTTTGTCTTACATACTACACGGGCACGTACAGCACAACAGCatgtatacgtacatgtacataagcatatatacaaatatatgtgtgtgtacgtatatgattgtgtacgtatatgattgtgtacgtatatgattgtgtacgtatatgattgtgtacgtatatgattgtgtacgtatatgagtgtgtacgtatatgattgtgtacgtatatgagtgtgtacatatatatgtgtatatgcgtGTATGAACGTATGCTCGCATGCTCGCTCTAACTTGTGGTGGTGTTAGGTCTTGCCTTCCTCGAAGTCATATTGACAAAAGTAgtaaaaggggaaaaatcTTCATCAAAGGCTGaagtaaatgaaaaattactATCAGAACCAAAAATTCTACTGAACAATTCAGACGGATCAACTCCGCTATAAACATAAGTATTTCCTCCTGTAGGTATAGAACCCTTTAATCCCTCTTCACCATATGtatcataaatttttcttttttcctcatCGGATAAAACATCATATGCCTCagctatatttttaaatttttcttcggcttctttttttgatttcACATCTTTATGTTTATCTGGATGCCACATCATGGCCATCTTTCGGTACGCTTTCTTTAGGTCATTTGTTGTACAGTCTTTGCTAACTCCCAAAATGGAATAGTAATCCTAGGAGGAAGGAATGGAAACGTCGGCAACGGTGAGCATGTGATTGGGTTTTGCATACATTCACGCATGcacagatatatatatatatatatatatgtgtatgtgtatgtacagatatatttgtatatacaaGCCCATGTGTACACATACGCTCATTTAACGC
Encoded proteins:
- a CDS encoding protein SIS1; this encodes MRSSLAKNECDYYSILGVSKDCTTNDLKKAYRKMAMMWHPDKHKDVKSKKEAEEKFKNIAEAYDVLSDEEKRKIYDTYGEEGLKGSIPTGGNTYVYSGVDPSELFSRIFGSDSNFSFTSAFDEDFSPFTTFVNMTSRKARPNTTTNINSNNYNKPATYEVPLSLTLEELYNGCKKKLKITRKRFMGTKSYEDDNYVTIDVKAGWKDGTKITFYGEGDQVSPMSQPGDLVFNVKTKTHDRFLRDSNHLIYKCPVPLDKALTGFQFIVKSLDNRDINVRVDDIVTPKTRKIVSKEGMPSSKNPSVRGDLIVEFDIVFPKSLTSEKKRIIRETLADTF